The following are encoded in a window of Dryobates pubescens isolate bDryPub1 chromosome 25, bDryPub1.pri, whole genome shotgun sequence genomic DNA:
- the MPDU1 gene encoding mannose-P-dolichol utilization defect 1 protein gives MAALRGLLVPLLLPESCFDELVLNLHLLHVPCLKILLSKALGYAIVAGSLIVKLPQLLKVWGARSGAGLSLPSLGLELLALGGSVSYGWARGFPFSAWGEALFLLLQTLTLLFLIQHFGGHSRQGLLLVSSYVLVLGALLSPLTPLAVPTALQAANLPLVVLSRLLQAVANHRQGHTGQLSGITTGLLLGGALARVFTSVQETGDLLLALTFATSAACNALLLAQLLYYGGGPKAPSPRTKAD, from the exons ATGGCGGCGCTGCGCGGGCTGctggtgccactgctgctccccGAGAGCTGCTTCGACGAACTCGTCCTCAACCTGCACCTCCTGCACG TGCCGTGCCTGAAGATCCTCCTCAGTAAAGCGCTGGGCTACGCCATCGTGGCCGGGTCCCTCattg TGAAGCTGCCGCAGCTGCTGAAGGTGTGGGGGGCTcgcagtggggctgggctcagcctcccctccctggggctggagctgctggccctggggggCTCTGTCAGCTACGGCTGGGCCAGGGGCTTCCCCTTCAG TGCTTGGGGGGAGGCTCTGTTCCTGTTGCTGCAGaccctcaccctcctcttcctcatccaGCACTTTGGGGGCCACAGCAGGCAAG GGCTGTTGCTGGTCAGCAGTTATGTGCTGgtcctgggggctctgctgtcCCCCCTGACCCCCCTGGCGGTCCCCACGGCGCTGCAGGCAGCGAACCTGcccctggtggtgctgagcagg ctgctgcaggctgtggccaATCACCGGCAGGGCCACACAGGGCAGCTCTCGGGGAtcaccacagggctgctgctggggggggcccTGGCCAGGGTCTTCACCTCTGTGCAG GAGACCGGGGACCTGCTCCTGGCGCTGACCTTCGCCACCTCTGCCGCCTGCAAcgctctgctgctggcccagctgctCTACTACGGGGGGGGTCCAAAAGCCCCCAGCCCACGCACCAAGGCAGACTGA
- the COPS6 gene encoding COP9 signalosome complex subunit 6 gives MAAAAAGGSSSAAGSNGAGGMEVDVAAAPSVMAGGVTGSVSVALHPLVILNISDHWIRLRSQEGRPAQVIGALIGRQEGRNIEVMNSFELLAHAVDGHVLIDKEYYYTKEEQFKQVFKELEFLGWYTTGGPPEPPDIQVHKQVCEIIESPLFLKLNPMTKHTDLPVSVFESVIDIINGEATLLFAELPYTLATEEAERIGVDHVARMTATGGGESSTVAEHLLAQHSAIKMLHSRVRLILEYVRAAQAGEVPFNHEILREASALCHCLPVLSTDKFKTDFYDQCNDVGLMAYLGTITKACNTMNQFVNKFNVLYDRQGLGRRMRGLFF, from the exons atggcggcggcggcggccgggggcTCGTCCTCGGCGGCGGGTAGCAACGGGGCCGGCGGCATGGAGGTGGACGTGGCAG CCGCGCCGTCGGTGATGGCCGGGGGCGTCACGGGCTCGGTGTCGGTCGCGCTGCACCCCTTGGTGATCCTCAACATCTCCGACCACTGGATCCGGCTGCGCTCGCAGGAGGGGCGTCCGGCGCAGG tgaTCGGGGCCCTGATTGGGCGTCAGGAGGGGAGGAACATCGAGGTGATGAACAGCTTCGAGCTGCTGGCCCACGCCGTGGACGGCCACGTCCTGATCGACAAGGAGTACTACTACACCAAGGAGGAGCAGT TCAAGCAGGTGTTCAAGGAGCTGGAGTTCCTGGGCTGGTACACGACTGGGGggcccccagagccccctgaCATCCAGGTGCACAAGCAG GTGTGTGAGATCATCGAGAGCCCTCTCTTCCTGAAGCTGAACCCCATGACCAAGCACACAGAT ctgccggTCAGCGTCTTCGAGTCTGTGATCGACATCATCAACGgcgag gcCACGCTGCTGTTCGCGGAGCTGCCGTACACCTTGGCCACGGAGGAGGCCGAGAGGATCGGCGTGGACCACGTGGCCAGGATGACCGCCACCGGCGGGGGGGAGAGCTCCACCG TGGCTGAGCACCTCCTGGCCCAGCACAGCGCCATCAAGATGCTGCACAGCAGAGTGAGACTCATCCTGGAGTACGTccgggctgcccaggcag gtGAGGTCCCCTTCAACCACGAGATCCTGCGGGAGGCCTCGGCgctgtgccactgcctgccCGTGCTCAGCACCGACAAGTTCAAGACAGACTTCTATGAT caaTGCAACGACGTGGGGCTGATGGCCTACCTGGGCACCATCACCAAGGCCTGCAACACCATGAACCAGTTCGTCAACAAGTTCAACGTCCTCTACGACCGGCAGGGGCTGGGCCGCCGCATGCGGGGGCTCTTCTTCTAG